A single Thermaerobacter sp. FW80 DNA region contains:
- a CDS encoding uracil-DNA glycosylase, with the protein MYNQAMSQFSGASASAPPAEVPRAQLPPGADGRCPTAHRHQLDALAGINRDIVACRRCPRLVAYTAEVARTKRRAYRDWDYWGRPVPSFGDPLARLLIVGLAPAAHGANRTGRMFTGDASGDWLYRALYRAGFANQPTSTHRGDGLELRDAYITATCHCAPPDNKPSRDELLACGDFLRRELEALRTVRVIVCLGQIAFDVLLRLMRERGYGWPVEVSAASAVQDVAVPPGPAPAPRGGTHPVSPARDAAGADARGRGGEAGARGGATGAPTGPGRWQEPRGAGSSRTNRPRATKPRFRHGGEYRWEAAQTASAGGPGDDLPSPPVLLASYHPSRQNTQTGVLTEAMFDAVFRRARQLVDGESVPGGPASARSDGSGGRGGA; encoded by the coding sequence ATGTACAATCAAGCCATGAGCCAGTTCTCCGGTGCGTCCGCTTCCGCTCCACCGGCAGAGGTCCCTCGAGCCCAGCTGCCGCCCGGCGCCGACGGCCGGTGCCCGACCGCCCACCGGCACCAGCTCGACGCCCTCGCCGGCATCAACCGGGACATCGTCGCCTGCCGTCGCTGCCCGCGGCTGGTGGCCTACACCGCCGAGGTCGCCCGCACCAAGCGCCGGGCGTACCGCGACTGGGACTACTGGGGCCGACCGGTGCCCAGCTTCGGCGACCCCCTGGCCCGGCTGCTGATCGTCGGGCTGGCCCCTGCCGCCCACGGCGCCAACCGCACCGGCCGGATGTTCACCGGCGACGCCTCGGGCGACTGGCTGTACCGGGCCCTGTACCGGGCGGGCTTCGCCAATCAGCCCACCAGCACCCATCGGGGTGACGGGCTGGAGCTCCGGGACGCCTACATCACCGCCACCTGCCACTGCGCCCCGCCCGACAACAAGCCGTCCCGGGACGAGCTGCTGGCCTGCGGCGACTTCCTGCGCCGGGAGCTGGAGGCCCTCCGCACGGTGCGGGTCATCGTGTGCCTCGGCCAGATCGCCTTCGACGTGTTGCTGCGGCTGATGCGGGAGCGGGGCTACGGCTGGCCGGTCGAGGTCTCGGCGGCGTCGGCGGTGCAGGACGTCGCGGTCCCGCCGGGCCCGGCCCCTGCCCCGCGCGGCGGCACCCACCCCGTCTCCCCGGCCCGGGACGCCGCCGGTGCAGACGCCCGCGGCAGGGGCGGCGAAGCCGGCGCCCGCGGCGGCGCAACCGGCGCCCCGACAGGCCCGGGCCGGTGGCAGGAACCCCGGGGGGCCGGTTCGTCGCGGACGAACCGGCCGCGAGCGACCAAGCCCCGCTTCCGTCACGGCGGCGAGTACCGGTGGGAGGCGGCGCAGACGGCGTCGGCCGGCGGGCCCGGCGACGACCTCCCCTCCCCGCCGGTGCTGCTGGCCAGCTACCACCCGAGCCGACAGAACACCCAGACCGGCGTCCTGACCGAGGCCATGTTCGACGCCGTCTTCCGGCGGGCCCGGCAGCTCGTGGATGGCGAATCCGTCCCGGGCGGGCCCGCCTCCGCCCGATCCGACGGAAGCGGCGGGAGGGGAGGCGCATGA
- a CDS encoding xanthine dehydrogenase family protein molybdopterin-binding subunit, giving the protein MPVAGIGARLKRKEDPRLITGSGTYTDDIQLPNMVHVAIVRSPHAHARIRGIRTDAALGAPGVVAVLTGEELKQELKAPLPCAWLYEGLKNPPHWPLAVDEVRHVGEAVAAVVAESRAAAKDAAALVEVDYEPLPAVVDPEKAMEPDAPRVHAEFDSNVAYTWEASGGDVEAAFREADVVVRQRHIQQRLVPTPLEPRAVVADCHPATGELTVWSTTQIPHLLKINLCGILGVPEHQMRVIAPEVGGGFGAKLNVYPEEVVVPYLARKLRRPVKWVEDRRENFVATIHGREGIIDVEVAARRDGEILGMRIDWICDLGAYNQLNTPYIPILGLIVSPGPYRHRNHAIKITGVFTNKTPTDAYRGAGRPEATHFLERTIDRLADELGLDPAEVRRKNFVRKDEFPYTNPVGITYDSGDYHAALDKALEAVGYEELKREQAERRRRGDRLQLGIGISSYIEACGLAPSAALAATFYGGNLFESAQVRVHHTGKVTVYTGSSAHGQGHETAWSQIVASELGIPPEDVEVLHGDTGRGPIGLGTYGSRSAAVGGIALYQALQKVKRKAALIAAHQLECNPEDLEFVDGQFRVKGAPQRAIAFTQIAAAANLGSHINFPPGLEPGLEETAFWQPENFTFPFGTHVCVVEVDTEDGRTRILRYVCVDDCGNVINPLLAEGQIHGGVAQGIAQALYEELVYDESGQPVNASLMEYAVPTAAELPSFESHFTCTPSPVNPLGVKGIGEAGTIAATPAVVNAIVDAVSHLGVRHIDMPCKPERVWRAIQEAQQAAAAAEGGEGR; this is encoded by the coding sequence GTGCCGGTTGCAGGCATCGGCGCGCGGCTCAAGCGCAAGGAAGACCCCCGGCTGATCACGGGGTCGGGCACGTACACCGACGACATCCAGCTGCCCAACATGGTGCACGTGGCCATCGTCCGCAGCCCCCACGCCCACGCCCGCATCCGGGGGATCCGGACCGACGCAGCCCTCGGTGCCCCGGGCGTGGTGGCGGTGCTGACGGGCGAGGAGCTCAAGCAGGAGCTCAAGGCCCCGCTGCCCTGCGCCTGGCTCTACGAAGGGCTGAAGAACCCGCCCCACTGGCCCCTGGCGGTGGACGAGGTGCGCCACGTCGGCGAGGCGGTGGCTGCCGTCGTGGCCGAGAGCCGGGCGGCGGCCAAGGACGCCGCGGCCCTGGTGGAGGTGGACTACGAGCCCCTCCCGGCGGTGGTCGATCCCGAGAAGGCGATGGAGCCGGACGCGCCCCGGGTCCACGCCGAGTTCGACAGCAACGTCGCCTACACCTGGGAGGCATCGGGTGGCGACGTGGAGGCCGCCTTCCGCGAGGCGGACGTGGTGGTCCGCCAGCGGCACATCCAGCAGCGGCTGGTGCCCACGCCCCTCGAACCGCGGGCCGTGGTGGCCGACTGCCACCCCGCCACCGGCGAGTTGACCGTGTGGAGCACGACCCAGATCCCGCACCTGCTCAAGATCAACCTCTGCGGGATCCTGGGCGTACCCGAGCACCAGATGCGGGTGATCGCCCCGGAGGTGGGCGGCGGCTTCGGGGCGAAGCTCAACGTCTACCCCGAGGAGGTCGTCGTCCCGTACCTGGCGCGCAAGCTCAGGCGCCCCGTCAAGTGGGTGGAGGACCGGCGGGAGAACTTCGTCGCCACCATCCACGGCCGGGAGGGCATCATCGACGTGGAGGTGGCGGCCCGGCGGGACGGCGAGATCCTGGGCATGCGGATCGACTGGATCTGCGACCTGGGCGCCTACAACCAGCTCAACACGCCCTACATCCCTATCCTGGGGCTCATCGTCTCGCCCGGGCCCTATCGGCACAGGAACCACGCCATCAAGATCACCGGCGTGTTCACCAACAAGACGCCCACCGACGCCTACCGCGGCGCCGGCCGGCCGGAGGCCACCCACTTCCTGGAGCGGACCATCGACCGGCTGGCGGACGAACTCGGCCTGGATCCGGCCGAGGTGCGGCGCAAGAACTTCGTGCGCAAGGACGAGTTCCCGTACACCAACCCCGTGGGGATCACCTACGACTCCGGCGACTACCACGCCGCCCTGGACAAGGCGCTGGAGGCCGTCGGGTATGAGGAGCTCAAGCGGGAGCAGGCCGAGCGGCGCCGGCGGGGCGACCGGCTGCAGCTGGGCATCGGCATCTCCAGCTACATCGAGGCCTGCGGCCTGGCGCCCTCGGCCGCCCTGGCGGCCACCTTCTACGGCGGCAACCTGTTCGAGTCGGCCCAGGTGCGGGTCCACCACACCGGCAAGGTGACGGTCTACACCGGTTCGTCCGCCCACGGCCAGGGCCACGAGACCGCCTGGTCCCAGATCGTCGCCAGCGAGCTGGGCATCCCGCCGGAGGACGTGGAGGTGCTCCACGGCGACACGGGCCGCGGGCCCATCGGCCTGGGCACCTACGGCAGCCGCTCGGCGGCGGTGGGCGGCATCGCCCTCTACCAGGCCTTGCAGAAGGTCAAGCGGAAGGCGGCCCTGATCGCCGCCCACCAGCTGGAGTGCAATCCCGAGGACCTGGAGTTCGTGGACGGCCAGTTCCGGGTGAAGGGGGCGCCGCAGCGGGCCATCGCCTTCACCCAGATCGCGGCGGCGGCCAACCTGGGCTCCCACATCAACTTCCCGCCCGGGCTGGAGCCGGGGCTGGAGGAGACGGCCTTCTGGCAGCCGGAGAACTTCACCTTCCCCTTCGGCACGCACGTCTGCGTGGTGGAGGTCGACACCGAGGACGGCCGCACCCGCATCCTGCGGTACGTCTGCGTGGACGACTGCGGCAACGTGATCAACCCGCTGCTGGCGGAGGGCCAGATCCACGGCGGCGTCGCCCAGGGCATCGCCCAGGCGCTGTACGAGGAGCTGGTCTACGACGAGAGCGGCCAGCCCGTCAACGCGTCCCTGATGGAGTACGCGGTGCCGACGGCGGCGGAGCTGCCGTCCTTCGAGTCCCACTTCACCTGTACACCGTCGCCGGTCAACCCGCTGGGGGTCAAGGGCATCGGCGAGGCCGGCACCATCGCGGCCACGCCGGCGGTGGTCAACGCCATCGTCGACGCCGTCTCCCACCTCGGCGTGCGGCACATCGACATGCCCTGCAAGCCCGAGCGGGTCTGGCGGGCGATCCAGGAGGCCCAGCAGGCCG
- a CDS encoding MOSC domain-containing protein, which translates to MARGWVVLLCIAPTGGAPMVTVPAVRAVAGRGLEGDRYFVGSGTWQGWPDLELTLVEEEAVAAVARELGRRLDPAALRRNVVTRGVRLADLIGRRFRLGSVWVEGVRPCDPCGYLERQVAPGLKAALAGRGGLRARILTTGVVRVGDPVVAAGADAGAAEAARSPSRTPSALPPTLRGGGEEASGAG; encoded by the coding sequence TTGGCTCGCGGCTGGGTGGTCCTCCTGTGCATCGCCCCCACCGGCGGCGCCCCGATGGTGACGGTCCCCGCGGTTCGGGCCGTCGCCGGCCGGGGGCTCGAGGGCGATCGCTACTTCGTCGGCAGCGGGACCTGGCAGGGCTGGCCCGACCTGGAGCTGACGCTGGTCGAAGAGGAAGCCGTGGCCGCGGTCGCCCGGGAGCTCGGTCGTCGCCTCGACCCCGCTGCCCTGCGGCGCAACGTGGTCACCCGTGGCGTCCGCCTCGCGGACCTCATCGGCCGCCGCTTCCGCCTCGGGTCCGTCTGGGTGGAGGGCGTCCGCCCCTGCGACCCGTGCGGGTACCTGGAGCGCCAGGTTGCGCCGGGGCTCAAGGCGGCCCTGGCCGGCCGCGGCGGCCTGCGGGCGCGGATCCTCACCACGGGGGTGGTCCGGGTCGGCGACCCGGTGGTCGCCGCCGGAGCCGACGCGGGGGCAGCGGAAGCGGCCCGCTCCCCATCCCGGACCCCGTCCGCGCTTCCGCCCACCCTGCGGGGTGGGGGCGAAGAGGCCTCCGGAGCGGGCTGA
- a CDS encoding (2Fe-2S)-binding protein: MAATGQEAAGQRVPVTLTVNGRTYTREVEPRTLLVHFLREELGLTGTHVGCDTSNCGACTVHLNGQAVKSCTVLAVQADGGEVVTIEGLARDGRLHPVQEGFWEEHGLQCGFCTPGMIMAAAHLLEVNPNPTEEEIRRGLEGVLCRCTGYHNIVRAVQYAARKLQERSAAAD; the protein is encoded by the coding sequence ATGGCAGCGACCGGCCAGGAGGCGGCCGGCCAGCGGGTGCCGGTGACCCTGACGGTCAACGGCCGCACCTACACCCGCGAGGTGGAACCCCGCACCCTGCTGGTCCACTTCTTGCGGGAGGAACTGGGCCTGACCGGCACCCACGTCGGCTGCGACACGTCCAACTGCGGGGCCTGCACGGTCCACCTCAACGGCCAGGCGGTCAAGTCGTGCACGGTGCTGGCGGTCCAGGCCGACGGCGGCGAGGTGGTGACCATCGAGGGGCTCGCCCGCGACGGCCGGCTCCACCCGGTGCAGGAGGGGTTCTGGGAGGAGCACGGGCTGCAGTGTGGCTTCTGCACGCCGGGCATGATCATGGCCGCGGCGCACCTCCTGGAGGTCAACCCCAACCCGACGGAGGAGGAGATCCGCCGCGGGCTGGAAGGGGTCCTCTGCCGCTGCACGGGCTACCACAACATCGTCCGGGCGGTGCAGTACGCCGCCCGCAAGCTGCAGGAGCGAAGCGCGGCCGCGGATTGA
- the argH gene encoding argininosuccinate lyase encodes MPAAGEPTPRTDADPAAGPAASPGGGPQSAGAAQANPKPWGGRFTAATDRAVEAFTASIDVDRRLLEVDIRASQAHARMLGACGVLPPEEARTLVEGLEEVRRRLQSGEFELDPALEDVHMNVEHLLGRVVGPLAGKLHTGRSRNDQVATDMHLYMKEALGRLIAAVRDLQRALVEKAEAHLDVIMPGYTHLQRAQPVLFAHHLLAYFWMLERDAGRLADARRRTGWCPLGAAALAGTGFPLDRERVARELGFARVYPNSMDAVSDRDYLLEFLAAGSILAMHLSRLCEELVLWSSEEFGFIELADTYCTGSSIMPQKKNPDVAELVRSKTGRVYGALFSLLTVMKGLPLTYNRDLQEDKPGVFDALDTLEAALPLCAGMIRTMRVRADRMEAALERDFSAATDLADYLVERGVPFREAHRIVGELVLHCIRAGRRLQDLTLDDLRSHSPLFGPEALGRLSPRAVVEARKLYGGTARQAVERQLAEARAILAAAAEQAAGDGFTRPGSPGQGLAGGGSPGEGSPGAVAGGQASPAP; translated from the coding sequence GTGCCAGCGGCTGGCGAGCCCACGCCCCGCACCGATGCCGATCCTGCCGCCGGTCCTGCGGCGAGCCCCGGCGGCGGTCCGCAGAGCGCGGGTGCTGCGCAGGCCAACCCCAAGCCCTGGGGCGGTCGCTTCACCGCCGCGACCGACCGGGCCGTGGAGGCGTTCACCGCCTCCATCGACGTCGACCGGCGGCTGCTGGAGGTGGACATCCGCGCCAGCCAGGCCCACGCGCGCATGCTCGGTGCGTGCGGCGTCCTACCGCCCGAAGAGGCTCGGACCCTGGTGGAGGGCCTGGAAGAGGTGCGCCGCCGCCTGCAGAGCGGCGAGTTCGAACTGGATCCGGCGCTGGAAGACGTGCACATGAACGTGGAGCACCTGCTGGGCCGGGTGGTGGGGCCGCTGGCGGGCAAGCTGCACACCGGCCGCAGCCGGAACGACCAGGTGGCCACGGACATGCACCTCTACATGAAGGAGGCCCTGGGCCGGCTGATCGCCGCGGTGCGGGACCTGCAGCGGGCGCTGGTGGAGAAGGCCGAGGCGCACCTGGACGTGATCATGCCCGGGTACACCCACCTGCAGCGGGCGCAGCCGGTGCTCTTCGCCCACCACCTGCTGGCCTACTTCTGGATGCTGGAGCGCGACGCGGGCCGGCTCGCCGACGCGCGGAGGCGAACGGGCTGGTGCCCCTTGGGGGCGGCCGCGCTGGCCGGGACCGGCTTCCCCCTGGACCGGGAGAGGGTCGCGCGGGAGCTCGGCTTCGCCCGGGTCTACCCCAACAGCATGGACGCCGTCAGCGACCGCGACTACCTGCTGGAGTTCCTGGCGGCGGGCAGCATCCTGGCCATGCACCTGTCGCGGCTGTGCGAGGAGCTGGTGCTGTGGTCGTCCGAGGAGTTCGGGTTCATCGAGCTCGCCGATACCTACTGCACCGGCTCCAGCATCATGCCCCAGAAGAAGAACCCTGACGTGGCGGAGCTGGTCCGCAGCAAGACGGGGCGGGTCTACGGCGCCCTCTTCAGTCTGCTGACGGTGATGAAGGGCTTGCCCCTGACCTACAACCGGGACCTGCAGGAGGACAAGCCCGGCGTGTTCGACGCCCTGGACACCCTGGAGGCGGCCCTGCCCCTCTGCGCCGGGATGATCCGCACCATGCGGGTGCGGGCCGACCGCATGGAAGCCGCCCTGGAGCGCGACTTCTCCGCCGCCACGGACCTGGCCGACTATCTGGTCGAACGCGGCGTGCCCTTCCGCGAGGCCCATCGCATCGTGGGCGAGCTGGTGCTGCACTGCATCCGGGCGGGCCGGCGGCTGCAGGACCTGACCCTGGACGACCTGCGGAGCCACAGCCCTCTGTTCGGCCCCGAGGCCCTGGGGCGGCTTTCACCGCGGGCGGTGGTGGAAGCCCGGAAGCTGTACGGCGGCACGGCCCGCCAGGCGGTGGAGCGGCAGTTGGCGGAAGCCCGGGCCATCCTGGCCGCTGCAGCAGAGCAGGCGGCAGGGGACGGGTTCACCCGGCCGGGGAGCCCAGGGCAGGGCCTGGCCGGTGGTGGCAGTCCGGGAGAAGGGAGCCCGGGCGCGGTTGCAGGCGGGCAGGCCTCCCCGGCCCCTTGA
- a CDS encoding P1 family peptidase: MTRPWVMQRGPHDAITDVAGVRVGHATVIRGEGPLRVGQGPVRTGVTVILPPGDLRTIYDGKFPAAVHVINGFGKALGLAQVMELGRLETPILLTSTLSIWRAADALLDHILAAHPAIGVTAPTVNVVAGECNDGWLNDIRGRHVGPAEVAAALAGAAGGPVAEGSVGAGTGMICYGFKGGIGTASRVWPATLPGAGEVTVTLGGLVLANFGRRRDLTIAGIPVGRLLADLDEPAARPDPAEPEPGRPGPGAGEGGSVVVVLATDAPLSSRQLGRIARRAAAGLARTGTVYWHGSGDFVLAFSTARRYPPYLPDEGAYLNPFFEAAAAVTEEAVIRALVAARPLTGRDGHRVPALPVDRVRRLLEERGIAWDYGPEPNPEGT, translated from the coding sequence ATGACGCGCCCCTGGGTGATGCAACGCGGTCCGCACGACGCCATCACCGACGTCGCCGGCGTCCGGGTGGGCCACGCCACGGTGATCCGCGGCGAGGGGCCCTTGCGGGTCGGCCAAGGGCCGGTGCGCACGGGCGTCACCGTGATCCTCCCGCCCGGCGATCTGCGGACGATCTACGACGGCAAGTTCCCCGCCGCCGTTCACGTGATCAATGGCTTCGGCAAGGCCCTGGGGCTGGCCCAGGTGATGGAGCTCGGCCGCCTGGAGACGCCGATCCTCCTGACCAGCACCCTCTCCATCTGGCGGGCCGCCGACGCCCTCCTGGATCACATCCTGGCCGCCCACCCCGCCATCGGCGTCACGGCCCCTACGGTCAACGTGGTGGCGGGCGAGTGCAACGACGGCTGGCTGAACGACATCCGCGGCCGCCACGTGGGCCCGGCGGAGGTGGCGGCGGCTCTGGCGGGGGCTGCCGGCGGCCCGGTGGCGGAAGGCAGTGTGGGCGCCGGGACGGGGATGATCTGCTACGGCTTCAAGGGTGGAATCGGCACCGCTTCCCGGGTCTGGCCCGCCACCCTGCCCGGCGCCGGCGAGGTGACGGTCACCCTAGGTGGGCTGGTGCTGGCCAACTTCGGCCGCCGCCGCGACCTGACCATCGCCGGCATCCCCGTGGGCCGGCTGCTGGCTGACCTGGACGAACCGGCCGCCCGGCCGGACCCCGCCGAGCCGGAGCCCGGGCGACCTGGGCCTGGGGCTGGCGAGGGGGGCTCGGTGGTGGTGGTCCTGGCCACCGACGCGCCCTTGAGCTCTCGTCAGCTGGGCCGCATCGCCCGGCGGGCCGCCGCGGGCCTGGCCCGGACGGGGACCGTCTACTGGCATGGCAGCGGCGATTTCGTCCTGGCCTTCAGCACGGCCCGCCGCTACCCGCCCTACCTGCCCGATGAGGGCGCTTACCTCAACCCCTTCTTCGAGGCGGCCGCCGCCGTCACGGAGGAGGCGGTGATCCGGGCGCTGGTAGCGGCCCGGCCGCTGACGGGACGCGACGGCCACCGCGTGCCGGCGCTGCCCGTCGACCGGGTGCGCCGCCTTCTGGAAGAACGTGGCATCGCCTGGGATTACGGCCCTGAGCCAAACCCGGAGGGGACATAG